In one window of Helianthus annuus cultivar XRQ/B chromosome 17, HanXRQr2.0-SUNRISE, whole genome shotgun sequence DNA:
- the LOC110924201 gene encoding uncharacterized protein LOC110924201, producing the protein MENNQITMFRSLNAHSTNYTIKAKIISMWDKKMNGYDNKIYRVDMLLMDEEGSFIQCSCLHKLFKRFLKFLVVDDYLLIHKPSLAKDTTKIKVTGKDQKLSLYAFTSVLKTDNWSGPRDQKISVTLWENYAITLLNYMNDKNRPAHVVIVVHFGTVNIYQGKVGLTNMFEASRVFINYDIHEIKEFKDRYLEKELSKSSSSKQSCSQVISNTEDEFLNAEDFVLTGFIASIDVEKKVIIVGTVIAISNDKPWYYLSCNHCKKQIEEKSELVERDDGSFDVLDDKSFECINPDCDAVDIVPVHRYKIPLRVQDSTGTISCTLFDYEAIKLLKKTSKELLDIYSKVDTSTEGSFQSLPSEFDVLLNKKFAFQIKISSFNITNQIENYGISMLSSDEDLLSALEKKWKVNESDVSESNVQCLSNSVGNVKGLSKESQSVMGDSVTPDPLDGNDQDPSKFENIKRNLEDVYDVDAVDSSSTKRRNSPGNVEINNSDNLDLITPKIEK; encoded by the exons ATGGAGAACAATCAGATTACTATGTTCAGGTCACTTAATGCTCATTCCACCAACTATACCATCAAAGCTAAGATCATATCTATGTGGGATAAAAAAATGAATGGTTATGATAACAAGATCTATCGTGTTGACATGTTGTTGATGGATGAAGAG GGTTCCTTCATTCAATGTAGCTGTTTACATAAGCTTTTCAAACGGTTCCTTAAGTTTTTGGTAGTTGATGACTATTTATTGATTCATAAACCATCTCTAGCCAAAGATACAACCAAGATTAAGGTTACCGGAAAAGATCAGAAGCTATCGTTGTATGCTTTCACGTCTGTTCTGAAAACTGATAACTGGTCTGGTCCTCG AGATCAGAAGATTAGTGTAACGTTGTGGGAAAATTATGCAATCACTTTGTTAAACTACATGAATGATAAAAACCGCCCTGCTCATGTGGTTATAGTTGTCCATTTTGGAACAGTGAACATATATCAAG GTAAAGTTGGCCTGACTAACATGTTTGAAGCAAGTCGTGTCTTCATAAATTATGATATTCATGAGATCAAAGAATTCAAAGACAG GTATCTTGAGAAGGAGTTATCTAAATCATCTTCAAGTAAACAATCATGCTCTCAAGTGATATCGAATACAGAAGATGAGTTTCTAAATGCTGAAGATTTTGTGTTGACCGGTTTTATTGCTTCAATTGATGTG GAGAAAAAGGTTATCATTGTTGGTACTGTTATAGCAATTTCAAATGATAAGCCTTGGTATTATTTATCATGCAATCATTGTAAGAAGCAAATTGAAGAGAAATCTGAGTTGGTTGAAAGAGATGATGGCAGCTTTGACGTGTTGGATGACAAGTCTTTTGAGTGTATAAACCCAGATTGTGATGCTGTTGACATTGTTCCTGTTCATCG ATACAAAATACCTCTAAGGGTTCAGGATTCCACTGGAACCATTTCCTGTACGTTGTTTGATTATGAAGCTATTAAGCTTTTGAAGAAAACCTCGAAAGAACTACTTGATATTTACTCGAAG GTTGACACTTCCACCGAAGGATCGTTTCAGTCACTTCCATCTGAGTTTGATGTgttgttgaacaaaaagtttgcCTTCCAAATCAAAATTTCCAGTTTTAACATTACCAACCAGATTGAAAACTATGGAATTTCAATGTTATCTTCCGATGAGGATCTACTTTCTGCTCTGGAGAAAAAATGGAAAGTTAATGAG TCTGACGTGTCTGAGTCAAATGTTCAATGTTTGTCCAATTCAGTTGGTAATGTCAAAGGTTTATCAAAG GAATCTCAATCTGTGATGGGTGACAGCGTTACGCCAGATCCTCTAGATGGTAATGATCAAGATCCGTCAAAGTTCGAAAACATTAAACGTAACCTTGAAGATGTTTATGATGTTGATGCTGTTGATAGCTCTTCTACTAAACGTCGTAACAGTCCTGGGAATGTTGAAATAAACAATTCTGACAATTTGGACCTCATCACCCCAAAgattgagaaataa